The window CGTTATATGCACTAATATATTTGTCTATGTAATTCTTATAATCTTCATTACATGTATTAGGATAAACAGTATCAagttctattttttcataatccTTAGAATAATCAAACAGCAACTTATTCTTGTTAAATGTATCTTTATCTATTAAGCTAATATAATCGTCACACACATTAAATTCTTTTggattattttcatttagcTCTTCATAAATCGTGTTAATAATTCTTAAGAATTCTTTCCTATCATTTActaaagaatatattttatcacctaaccaataataaaaatacgaACAAAGTTCTTTgtcaaaattaatatttttattctctttttctttatatatatagcaaACAGCCTTTAGAATTCTATCAGATATGCTAAGAAGATCATACTCGAAATAActttctttaaaatatccACTTAGGGTATCATAAAACTGAATATTTTCGCACCCCTCCATTCCACGTTCAAAATTAgaatacattatttttgacgttaaattttttaaatcgtgCTCctaatgttaaaaatataaatataaaacaataatatatataagtcaTTTTAATATGAAATGTCGTAAAGTGCACT is drawn from Plasmodium cynomolgi strain B DNA, scaffold: 1451, whole genome shotgun sequence and contains these coding sequences:
- a CDS encoding hypothetical protein (putative), producing the protein MYSNFERGMEGCENIQFYDTLSGYFKESYFEYDLLSISDRILKAVCYIYKEKENKNINFDKELCSYFYYWLGDKIYSLVNDRKEFLRIINTIYEELNENNPKEFNVCDDYISLIDKDTFNKNKLLFDYSKDYEKIELDTVYPNTCNEDYKNYIDKYISAYNEEYSNCYNRERKYGKLAQKFTKIQKQLKLLL